The genomic segment TTTTATTAAATTGCACTTGAGGGCGGGAATTTAAGTTAGAGTTCTCGCCCTTTGTTTTAAATATGATAGACTTTAAAAAATTTGTAGAAATTGTCAATAAGAATTCAAAGTTCGTAATCACTACACACATTAATCCAGACGGTGATGCGCTTGGCAGCCAGCTTGCTCTTGCATACTTCCTAAAAAAACTTGGGAAGGAAGTAGAATTAATTAATCACAGCCAAACTCCAGGCAACTATAAATTCCTCAATGAAGAAAACCTGATCAAACAGTACAACAAGAAATTTGATAATATTATTTTAAATGCTGATGCTCTCATTGCTGTTGACTTTAATGAGATAACCAGAGTTAAATCTATGGTTGATGTTTTTCAGCGAAGTAAAGCATACAAAATTTGTATAGACCATCATACGAATCCAAAAAACTTTGTAGATGAATTTTTCTGTGATACGGACTATTCCGCGACCGGTGAAATTATCTTCGAGCTGATTAAAAGTTACGGGGAGAACCTGTTTGATAAAAAAATTGCAGATGCACTTTATACAGCGATCATGACAGACACAGGATCATTTCGATTTGAACGAACATCACCAAAAGTCCACCGGATAATTGCTGAATTGCTGGAAATGGGTACTAATCCAACTGAGATCTACAATAAAATCTATAATGAACTTTCTACTGCAAAGTTAAAACTGCTTGGCAGCGGAATCTCGAACATTCAATCGAATTCTGATGGATCGATTTCTTACATGGTCATCACTCAAGAAATGCTAAAATCAGCTGAAGCTAATGAAGAAGATGTCGATGGCTTTGTAAATTTTTGTTTGAGCATTAAGTCGGCAAAAATCGGGATTTTATTTTTTGAACTTGCTGACGGTGTAAAAGCAAGTTTGAGAAGCCGCGATACATTTCCAGTCAGTTTACTCGCTGAGAAATTCGGCGGAGGCGGACA from the Ignavibacteria bacterium genome contains:
- a CDS encoding bifunctional oligoribonuclease/PAP phosphatase NrnA, whose amino-acid sequence is MIDFKKFVEIVNKNSKFVITTHINPDGDALGSQLALAYFLKKLGKEVELINHSQTPGNYKFLNEENLIKQYNKKFDNIILNADALIAVDFNEITRVKSMVDVFQRSKAYKICIDHHTNPKNFVDEFFCDTDYSATGEIIFELIKSYGENLFDKKIADALYTAIMTDTGSFRFERTSPKVHRIIAELLEMGTNPTEIYNKIYNELSTAKLKLLGSGISNIQSNSDGSISYMVITQEMLKSAEANEEDVDGFVNFCLSIKSAKIGILFFELADGVKASLRSRDTFPVSLLAEKFGGGGHINAAGIRFYDKQLDEVIPQLLQQTEKDLTEFEKRGSNAEV